The genome window CTCTTGGGTGCCGTCCGCCCACAGCAAGGTCACCCGATTGGTGTCGGTGCGAAAGCCGGAGCCTTGCTGCGAGACATCGTTCGCCACAATCAGGTCCAGATGCTTCTCTCGCAGCTTCGCCTGCGCATTCTCCAGCAGATCCTGCGTCTCCGCTGCAAAGCCCACCAGGATGTGCTTGTCCTTACGCTTGCCCAGGGTACGCAGGATGTCCGGGTTGGGCACCAGACGAATCGTCCATTCCTGTTCGCCTTTCTTGCGCTTGCCCTGCCACACTTCGGCAGGGCGATAGTCACTGACGGCGGCGGTGGCGATGACGACATCCACCTCGTCATACACCTGCAGGCAGGCATCCAGCATTTGCTGTGCGGTACGCACACGCACCACATTTGCGCCCGCAGGAGGTTCCAGCAGGGTGGGTCCCGTTACCAGAGTCACCTCTGCCCCCTGCCGAACCGCCTCCTCGGCAATCGCATAGCCCATTTTGCCCGAAGAGGGATTGGAGATATGGCGCACTGCATCTATCGGCTCTTCCGTTGGTCCCGCAGTGACCAGAATGTGCACGCCGCGCAGGGGAGGGTTCAGTACCGCCTCCACCGTCGCGAGAATGGTGGGCGTATCCGCTAATTTGCCTGCTCCCACGTCTCCACAGGCGAGCATCCCTTCGGCAGGGTACACAAAGGTGACACCCCGCTCTTCCAGTACCTTCACGTTGCGCTGGGTGGCTGGGTGCTGCCACATGACGGTGTTCATCGCGGGGGCAATCACTATTTTCGCCTGTGTCGCCAGCGCCAGGGTGCTCAGCAAATCGTCGGCGATGCCCACTGCCAGCTTCGCCAGGATGTTGGCGGTAGCAGGAGCTATCAGCAGCACATCCGCCCGCTTTGCCAGATGAATGTGCGCGATTTGTCGCTCCTCAGGCTCATCAAACAGGTCAGTCAACACCGGGCGGCGGGTAACGGCGCGAAAGGTGACCTCGGTGATGAAGCGACGGGCGTGCTCTGTGAGCACCACATCTACTTCTGCTCCCGCCTGCGTGAGCTTGGAAGCGATATCCGCCGCCTTGTACGCCGCGATACTGCCCGTGACGCCCAGCAGGATATGTTTGCCTTCAAAGACCGACATCTCTCACCTCTTCGGGATGCGCGCGCGCTCGGCGAGAAGAATACATCGCAACAGGTCTACCGCCTGCTCTAAGTCGTCGTTGGTAACCAGGTAATCATAATACGGCATTGCCTGCATCTCCTGCTCGGCAATGCGCAAGCGTTGCTCAATCTGTTCCGGCGTATCCGTGCCCCGCGCCATTAACCGCTGGCGCAACGCATCCATG of Armatimonadota bacterium contains these proteins:
- a CDS encoding phosphopantothenoylcysteine decarboxylase — encoded protein: MSVFEGKHILLGVTGSIAAYKAADIASKLTQAGAEVDVVLTEHARRFITEVTFRAVTRRPVLTDLFDEPEERQIAHIHLAKRADVLLIAPATANILAKLAVGIADDLLSTLALATQAKIVIAPAMNTVMWQHPATQRNVKVLEERGVTFVYPAEGMLACGDVGAGKLADTPTILATVEAVLNPPLRGVHILVTAGPTEEPIDAVRHISNPSSGKMGYAIAEEAVRQGAEVTLVTGPTLLEPPAGANVVRVRTAQQMLDACLQVYDEVDVVIATAAVSDYRPAEVWQGKRKKGEQEWTIRLVPNPDILRTLGKRKDKHILVGFAAETQDLLENAQAKLREKHLDLIVANDVSQQGSGFRTDTNRVTLLWADGTQEALPLMSKREVARYLLDAICKRLLQSGRAKSI